Proteins co-encoded in one Phycodurus eques isolate BA_2022a chromosome 14, UOR_Pequ_1.1, whole genome shotgun sequence genomic window:
- the slc39a9 gene encoding zinc transporter ZIP9 isoform X2, whose product MEDLSSISLLSLAMLVGCYVAGTIPLAVNFSEEKLKLVTVLGAGLLCGTALAVIIPEGVHALYEEILEGGGHHPPSQVGIVAEASARGEAAGGAAVVAAAVAAAAAPGTDGHHEHGHEQLHACIGVSLVLGFVFMLLVDQIGSSHIHSAEDSESARVASSKITTTLGLVVHAAADGVALGAAASTSQTSVQLIVFVAIMLHKAPAAFGLVSFLMHAGLERNRIRKHLLVFALAAPVLAMLTFLGLSQQGSAVRHQRHWRGHAFLGRHLPLRGNCARAARGGRSGGPQSRGAGRQRWQESEQGRGGRPGGWLSHPAAAVGRPSPLG is encoded by the exons ATGGAGGACTTGAGCTCCATCAGCCTGCTGTCTCTTGCCATGCTGGTGGGATGCTATGTGGCCGGGACCATTCCCTTGGCAGTCAACTTCTCAGAG GAGAAGCTAAAGCTGGTCACCGTGTTGGGAGCGGGACTCCTGTGTGGCACGGCCCTAGCCGTCATCATTCCCGAAGGTGTCCACGCTCTTTACGAGGAAATCCTGGaag GGGGCGGGCATCACCCCCCGAGCCAGGTGGGCATTGTCGCTGAGGCGTCGGCCAGGGGCGAGGCGGCGGGGGGGGCGGcggtggtggcggcggcggtggcggcggcaGCAGCGCCGGGCACGGACGGCCACCACGAGCACGGCCATGAGCAGCTGCACGCCTGCATCGGCGTATCGCTGGTGCTGGGTTTCGTCTTCATGCTGTTGGTGGACCAGATCGGCTCGTCGCACATTCACAGCGCCGAGG ATTCGGAATCGGCCAGAGTGGCCTCCTCCAAAATTACCACCACCCTCGGTCTAGTGGTGCATGCTGCTG CTGACGGCGTGGCCCTTGGAGCCGCCGCCTCCACCTCCCAAACCAGCGTCCAGCTCATCGTTTTTGTCGCCATCATGCTCCACAAG GCCCCCGCCGCGTTTGGCCTTGTGTCCTTCCTCATGCACGCCGGGCTGGAGAGGAATCGCATCCGCAAGCACCTGCTGGTGTTTGCCCTTGCCGCCCCCGTCCTGGCCATGCTCACCTTCCTCGGACTCAGCCAG CAAGGAAGCGCTGTCAGACATCAACGCCACTGGCGTGGCCATGCTTTTCTCGGCCGGCACCTTCCTTTACGTGGCAACTGTGCACGTGCTGCCCGAGGTGGGCGGAGTGGCGGGCCACAGTCACGGGGCGCCGGGCGGCAACGGTGGCAAGAGTCTGAGCAAGGTAGAGGTGGGCGCCCTGGTGGTTGGCTGTCTCATCCCGCTGCTGCTGTCGGTCGGCCATCACCATTAGGATGA
- the plekhd1 gene encoding pleckstrin homology domain-containing family D member 1: MFPSSSRSSAFSPWSSMEQSDSEALDISAKVQLHGVLWKRPFGRPSAKWSRRFFVIKDSFLLYYAESEKRSFESSRIFNIHPKGVIPLGGCVVSATEDMGMPFGLVISLEDFSGTIVVAAESEEQQLHWMEMLQESGKVTWKNAQLGEAMIESLEAQGLQLAKEKQEYLDKLMEETEELTHQRAQREELERLNQVLEEEKMKYEEVVLELKAEQEQIKLDLDGTAQSLRGVESEKEELSGLTVMLQKSIEQLSQEKRRTLELLEAEEEEELGGDDNEAEVVESRKELGNLDLLQDLHHIEEQMKLLLKEKEQADEKLRENQQRAQVLQQEREFYSSQANTLQQSLSQLTADKKQTEAELQAEIESRVELEKRLKQAEEALQDLEKGLDSLDRTSERDQRMRGDVTQLRRFFEECICAAEIEAKLPAIMKNAVYLHKAAARRIKSCRVQRRASRRHWLKHSKSFATASLDVGGAGGSMEELRETARRLTSDSSFRESVYEIIARKDAATSFDQD; the protein is encoded by the exons ATGTTCCCGTCCTCGTCCAGAAGCTCGGCGTTCTCGCCCTGGTCGTCCATGGAGCAGTCTGACTCGGAAGCGTTGGACATCAGCGCCAAGGTGCAGCTGCACGGCGTCCTATGGAAGAGACCCTTCGGACGGCCCTCGGCCAAGTGGTCCCGCAG ATTCTTCGTGATCAAAGACAGCTTTTTGCTCTACTACGCTGAGAGTGAGAAAAGGAGTTTTGAGAGCAGCAGGATCTTCAACATCCACCCCAAG GGAGTGATTCCTCTGGGAGGATGCGTGGTGTCGGCCACAGAGGACATGGGCATGCCCTTTGGCCTCGTCATCAGCCTGGAAGACTTCTCA GGCACCATCGTGGTGGCTGCTGAGTCTGAGGAGCAGCAGCTGCACTGGATGGAAATGCTGCAGGAGTCGGGCAAAGT CACGTGGAAAAATGCTCAGCTGGGTGAGGCCATGATTGAAAGTCTGGAGGCTCAGGGGCTTCAGCTGGCCAAGGAGAAGCAGGAGTACTTGg ATAAGCTGATGGAGGAGACTGAGGAGCTCACGCACCAGCGAGCACAGAGAGAA GAACTGGAGCGTCTCAATCAGGTTCTTGAGGAGGAGAAGATGAAGTATGAGGAAGTGGTGCTGGAGCTCAAGGCCGAGCAGGAGCAAatcaaact CGACCTGGACGGCACGGCTCAGTCTCTGCGCGGCGTGGAGAGTGAGAAGGAGGAGCTGAGCGGCCTGACCGTCATGCTGCAGAAGTCCATCGAG CAACTCTCCCAGGAGAAACGGAGAACTCTCGAGCTGCTGGaagccgaggaggaggaggagttggGTGGTGATGATAATGAGGCGGAGGTGGTGGAGAGCAGGAAGGAGCTGGGAAACTTGGACCTCCTGCAGGATCTGCACCACATCGAGGAGCAGATGAAGCTGCTGCTGAAAGAGAAGGAGCAGGCGGACGAGAA GCTGCGTGAGAACCAGCAGCGGGCGCAGGTCCTGCAGCAGGAGCGAGAGTTCTACTCGTCGCAGGCCAATACGCTGCAGCAGTCGCTCTCTCAGCTCACCGCAGACAAGAAGCAGACGGAGGCCGAGCTGCAG GCGGAGATTGAGTCTCGCGTGGAGCTGGAGAAGAGGCTGAAGCAGGCCGAGGAGGCCCTGCAGGACCTGGAGAAAGGCCTGGACTCTTTGGACCGCACCAGCGAGCGAGACCAGAGGATGAGAGGGGACGTCACTCAGCTGAGAC GCTTCTTCGAGGAGTGCATCTGCGCTGCCGAGATCGAAGCCAAGCTGCCGGCCATCATGAAGAACGCCGTCTACCTCCACAAGGCGGCGGCGCGAAGGATCAAGAGCTGCCGGGTCCAGAGGAGAGCCTCTCGACGACACTGGT TGAAACACTCCAAGTCGTTCGCCACGGCGAGCCTGGACGTGGGCGGCGCGGGCGGCAGCATGGAGGAGTTGAGGGAGACGGCGCGCCGCCTCACCTCCGACAGCAGCTTCCGGGAGAGCGTCTACGAGATCATAGCGCGCAAGGACGCCGCCACCAGCTTCGACCAAGACTGA
- the slc39a9 gene encoding zinc transporter ZIP9 isoform X1 → MEDLSSISLLSLAMLVGCYVAGTIPLAVNFSEEKLKLVTVLGAGLLCGTALAVIIPEGVHALYEEILEGGGHHPPSQVGIVAEASARGEAAGGAAVVAAAVAAAAAPGTDGHHEHGHEQLHACIGVSLVLGFVFMLLVDQIGSSHIHSAEDSESARVASSKITTTLGLVVHAAADGVALGAAASTSQTSVQLIVFVAIMLHKAPAAFGLVSFLMHAGLERNRIRKHLLVFALAAPVLAMLTFLGLSQSSKEALSDINATGVAMLFSAGTFLYVATVHVLPEVGGVAGHSHGAPGGNGGKSLSKVEVGALVVGCLIPLLLSVGHHH, encoded by the exons ATGGAGGACTTGAGCTCCATCAGCCTGCTGTCTCTTGCCATGCTGGTGGGATGCTATGTGGCCGGGACCATTCCCTTGGCAGTCAACTTCTCAGAG GAGAAGCTAAAGCTGGTCACCGTGTTGGGAGCGGGACTCCTGTGTGGCACGGCCCTAGCCGTCATCATTCCCGAAGGTGTCCACGCTCTTTACGAGGAAATCCTGGaag GGGGCGGGCATCACCCCCCGAGCCAGGTGGGCATTGTCGCTGAGGCGTCGGCCAGGGGCGAGGCGGCGGGGGGGGCGGcggtggtggcggcggcggtggcggcggcaGCAGCGCCGGGCACGGACGGCCACCACGAGCACGGCCATGAGCAGCTGCACGCCTGCATCGGCGTATCGCTGGTGCTGGGTTTCGTCTTCATGCTGTTGGTGGACCAGATCGGCTCGTCGCACATTCACAGCGCCGAGG ATTCGGAATCGGCCAGAGTGGCCTCCTCCAAAATTACCACCACCCTCGGTCTAGTGGTGCATGCTGCTG CTGACGGCGTGGCCCTTGGAGCCGCCGCCTCCACCTCCCAAACCAGCGTCCAGCTCATCGTTTTTGTCGCCATCATGCTCCACAAG GCCCCCGCCGCGTTTGGCCTTGTGTCCTTCCTCATGCACGCCGGGCTGGAGAGGAATCGCATCCGCAAGCACCTGCTGGTGTTTGCCCTTGCCGCCCCCGTCCTGGCCATGCTCACCTTCCTCGGACTCAGCCAG AGCAGCAAGGAAGCGCTGTCAGACATCAACGCCACTGGCGTGGCCATGCTTTTCTCGGCCGGCACCTTCCTTTACGTGGCAACTGTGCACGTGCTGCCCGAGGTGGGCGGAGTGGCGGGCCACAGTCACGGGGCGCCGGGCGGCAACGGTGGCAAGAGTCTGAGCAAGGTAGAGGTGGGCGCCCTGGTGGTTGGCTGTCTCATCCCGCTGCTGCTGTCGGTCGGCCATCACCATTAG